The following coding sequences lie in one Montipora foliosa isolate CH-2021 chromosome 11, ASM3666993v2, whole genome shotgun sequence genomic window:
- the LOC137977104 gene encoding uncharacterized protein: protein MENLNYSGIEFPVTTKQYNKIEKHNEININVFGYEEKQKYPIYVSKEKYEDCMNLLLITENENKHYVLIKDFNKFMYNQTKHKERKHFCMHCLQCFSSERVLTDHKENCIQVNGTQAIKMPTKDDNILKFNNFHKQLPVPFVIYADFEAITEKIHGCQPNNDKSFTEAYQKHTDCGYGYKVVCCYDDKYTKPVQIYRGEKAVYKFMEAMLEEVKYCKKVMKKEFNKPLRMTNDDEKEFQKAKKCHICEKEYNKTDVRVRDHCHITGQYRGSAHQDCNLNFRLTEKIPVIFHNLHGYDSHFIMQEIGEIVKEHKYTNKKGEKCQMNINAIPNNMEKYMAFMLGNHLTFIDSFQFMSSSLDKLVSNLPKEALIYTSQKFKGKELDLMSQKGVYPYDFMDSFDKFHEKLPSKKEFYSILNDEDITDNQYKHAQNVWNTFNLKNMGEYHDLYLKSDILLLADVFENFRKTCLQYYKLDPCHYFTSPGLSWDAMLKMTDIKLELMTNIDMYQFIEKGMRGGISYIANRYGKANNKYMKTYDEKAPSKFIMYLDDNNLYGWAMTIGNIYQLAVSNG from the coding sequence atggaaaatttaaattattcaggaattgaattCCCAGTAACCACAAAGCAGtacaataaaatagaaaaacatAATGAGATCAACATCaatgtatttggttatgaagaaaaacaaaaatatcccatttatgtatcaaaagaaaagtatgaagattgtatgaatctgcttcttataacagaaaatgaaaacaagcactatGTATTAATAAAAGATTTCAACAAGTTtatgtacaatcaaacaaagcacaaagaGAGGAAACATTTTTGCATGCATTGTCTTCAGTGTTTCAGTTCTGAAAGAGTATTGActgatcataaagaaaactgtatcCAAGTGAATGGCACACAAGCGattaaaatgccaacaaaagatgataacatactaaaattcaataatttccataaacaactaCCAGTTCCATTTGTAATATATGCAGACTTCGAAgccataactgaaaaaatacaTGGATGTCAACCCAATAATGACAAATCATTTACTGAAGCTTATCAGAAGCATacagactgtggttatggatataaggttgtgtgttgttatgatgataaatacacaaaaccagtacaaatttacagaggcgaaaaagctgtttacaaatttatggaagctATGCTAGAGGAAGTTAAATATTGTAAGAAGGTTATGAAAAAGGAATTTAACAAACCATTGAGAATGACAAATGATGATGAAAAAGAAttccaaaaagcaaaaaaatgtcATATATGTGagaaagaatacaataaaactGATGTGAGAGTGAGAGATCACTGTCATATAACTGGTCAATACAGAGGATCCGCTCATCAAGATTGTAACCTAAATTTCAGATTGACTGAGAAAATACCAGTTATATTTCACAATCTCCATGGGTATGACagtcattttataatgcaagagATTGGTGAAATAGTCAAAGAGCATAAATATACAAATAAGAAAGGTGAAAAGTGTCAAATGAATATCAATGCCATACCAAACAACATGGAGAAATACatggctttcatgcttggtaatcatctgacctttattgatagttttcaatttatgagctcaagtcttgataaactggtgagcaacctaccaaaagaagcattaatatatacttctcaaaaattcaaaggtaAAGAGCTTGATTTAATGTCTCAAAAAGGAGTATATCCATACGACTTCAtggatagctttgataaattcCATGAAAAGCTACcatcaaaaaaagaattttacaGTATATTAAATGATGAGGATATAACAGATAATCAATACAAACATGCTCAAAATGTATGGAACACTTTTAATCTGAAAAATATGGGTGAGTACCATGACTTATATCTTAAATCTGACATACTTCTGTTAGCAGATGTCTTTGAAAACTTTAGAAAGACCTGTCTGCAATACTATAAACTAGACCCCTGTCATTATTTCACATCCCCAGGGCTTTCATGGGATGCTATGTTAAAGATGACTGACATTAAATTAGAGCTCATGACTAATATTGACATGTATCAGTTCATTGAAAAAGGAATGCGTGGTGGAATAAGTTACATTGCCAACCGGTATggaaaagcaaacaataaatacatgaaaacatatGATGAAAAGGCGCCCTCAAAGTTTATCATGTATCTAGATGATAACAATCTGTATGGTTGGGCAATGACAATAGGCAATATTTACCAACTGGCGGTTTCAAATGGATGA